The following is a genomic window from Lactococcus carnosus.
TAATGACGATTCCAACGATTATTACAGGATTCTTTGGTATGAATATGCCACTACCTTTAGAACATAATGTCTTTGGCTGGGGGATTACGCTCGTGATGAGTGCCGTTGTATGGGGTGTTCTGTCAGTCATTTTGAGAAGGATAATCAAATAATAAGCTAACTACCATATGGTAGTTAGCAAATGGCATCCGAAACTTTTGCTATTTTGGTATAATAAAGAAATGACGACAGAACCAATACTTAACCCAAATGAAAGAATCGATCAACTCGCGACTAATGATGTCAAAATCATTCAGTCACGTGATGTTTTTTCTTATTCCATAGATGCTGTTCTCCTAAGTCGCTTTCCCAATATCCCTAAACGTGGGCAAATTGTTGACTTGTGTGCCGGAAATGGGGCAGTCGGGCTATTTGCAAGTAGCAGTACAACCGCAACTATCCTGGAAGTCGAACTACAAGAACGTCTGGCAGATATGGCCCAGCGTTCGGTTGCATTAAATGACTTAGGTGAGCAAGTGAAAGTGATTCATGATGATTTGGCAAATACCTTAAGGCATATCAAACCATCTAGTACAGACTTGATTTTCTGTAACCCGCCCTATTTTAAACTAGATGAAAAATCTCGTGTTAATGAAAGTGAGCACTATCTATTGGCTCGCCATGAATTAGCGACGAATTTGGATGTGATTTGTAAGGTTAGCCAGCAATTGCTAAAGACAAATGGTCATCTCGCTATGGTACATAGACCGGATCGTTTTTTTGAAATTATAGAGACCATGAAAAAGTACCATCTTGTGCCAAAACGGATTCAGTTTGTCTATCCTAAAGCAGATCGAGATGCCAATATCCTATTGATCGATGCCATTAAGGATGGGAAACCAGGTGGTGAGAAATTCCTGCCACCGCTCATCATCCATAAGCTAGACGGTAGTTATACAGATGAGGTACATCACATTTATTATGGCTAATCATTATTTTTATGTCCTCTTATGTGCCGACAATACACTTTATGGGGGCTATACGACTGACTTACAAAAACGACTAGAGACACATAATGCTGGAAAAGGGGCCAAGTATACCCAGCCAAGACGTCCAGTTCAGCTGATCTACTCGGAACTCTTTACAGACAAGTCCCAAGCCATGAGTCGAGAGTACTGGTTTAAAAAAACGTTGAAACAACGCGCAAAAAAAGAAGCATTTTTACGTGAAAAAGGCGTCTTTTTATAACATAAAAATGCCTACCAGTTTCTTTGGACTGATAGGTATTTTTTGTTGTTTAATAAATTAGATCAAAAACTTCCATCGCAACCAAGTCGATGCTATCAAAATCTGAAGTTTCTTTGATTTTTGGATACTTGACGATAAAGACTTGATTGTCGCCATCAAAGCTAACAGTGATTTGTACTTCTTCGTTTTTTTCGAAGTTAAAGGTGTCTTTAGGATCACCAGAGTCAATAAGTTTTTCTAGTCGATTGATAATAGCAGAGAGATGAGATTTCATTTTTACAGAGTCCTTTATTTTAAATAGTGAGATGATTTTGTTGCTTAAATCACTATTTTTATTTTAACTTTATTTTACCATACTTCTTTAGAATTTTGGCATGTTTGATTGCTTTTTTTGCAAAATAGGCGACTTTTTTTGGTGTTCTAACAACTGTTTTGACCGTTTTAGCAGGCGCTTGTCGAAATAGTCTAGCTGTTTGTCTGGGTATGGATTCTCCTTTTTGGGCTAAATAGTGATTATTTGAGATAATCTTATCTAGATAGAAC
Proteins encoded in this region:
- a CDS encoding GIY-YIG nuclease family protein, with protein sequence MANHYFYVLLCADNTLYGGYTTDLQKRLETHNAGKGAKYTQPRRPVQLIYSELFTDKSQAMSREYWFKKTLKQRAKKEAFLREKGVFL
- a CDS encoding tRNA1(Val) (adenine(37)-N6)-methyltransferase, with the protein product MTTEPILNPNERIDQLATNDVKIIQSRDVFSYSIDAVLLSRFPNIPKRGQIVDLCAGNGAVGLFASSSTTATILEVELQERLADMAQRSVALNDLGEQVKVIHDDLANTLRHIKPSSTDLIFCNPPYFKLDEKSRVNESEHYLLARHELATNLDVICKVSQQLLKTNGHLAMVHRPDRFFEIIETMKKYHLVPKRIQFVYPKADRDANILLIDAIKDGKPGGEKFLPPLIIHKLDGSYTDEVHHIYYG
- a CDS encoding DUF1797 family protein, which translates into the protein MKSHLSAIINRLEKLIDSGDPKDTFNFEKNEEVQITVSFDGDNQVFIVKYPKIKETSDFDSIDLVAMEVFDLIY